The Solanum lycopersicum chromosome 6, SLM_r2.1 genome has a window encoding:
- the LOC101256189 gene encoding transcription factor bHLH81-like (The RefSeq protein has 1 substitution compared to this genomic sequence), whose translation MQRGTTGDGGGGLSRFRSAPATWLEALLESDTESEVILNPSSPILHTPNKPPPHPSTPKLKLETGGATRFTGDPGLFESGGSSNFLRQNSSPAEFLSHISSDGYFSNYGIPSSLDYLSPSVDVSQSAKRTRDDDSESSPRKLVSQLKGESSGQLHGSGGSLDAEMENLMDDLVPCKVRAKRGCATHPRSIAERVRRTRISDRIRKLQELVPNMDKQTNTADMLEEAVEYVKFLQRQIQELTEHQKKCTCSMKDQ comes from the exons ATGCAACGTGGAACTACCGGTGACGGGGGTGGTGGACTTTCCCGTTTCCGGTCAGCTCCGGCGACATGGTTAGAAGCTCTACTTGAATCCGACACTGAGAACGAAGTTATTCTTAACCCTTCTTCTCCCATTTTACACACTCCCAATAAACCACCACCTCACCCATCAACTCCGAAGCTTAAGCTGGAAACCGGCGGAGCTACTAGGTTCACTGGCGATCCGGGTCTGTTTGAATCCGGTGGTAGTAGCAATTTTCTCAGGCAGAATAGTTCTCCGGCGGAGTTTCTTTCACATATCAGCTCTGATGGTTACTTCTCAAACTATGGAATTCCGTCCAGTTTGGACTATCTTTCTCCATCCGTTGATGTTTCGCAGTCCGCTAAGCGAACCCGAGACGATGATTCCGAAAGTTCCCCCAGAAAATTAGTATCCCAGTTG AAAGGAGAGTCAAGTGGGCAGTTACATGGTTCTGGTGGGTCACTGGATGCTGAAATGGAGAATCTCATGGATGATTTGGTGCCTTGTAAGGTTCGAGCAAAGCGTGGCTGTGCTACCCATCCTCGCAGCATAGCGGAGCGG GTTCGTCGAACGCGTATAAGTGACAGAATTAGGAAGCTTCAGGAACTGGTGCCAAATATGGACAAG CAAACCAACACAGCCGACATGTTGGAAGAAGCAGTCGAATACGTCAAGTTTCTGCAGAGGCAGATTCAG GAACTTACGGAGCATCAGAAGAAATGCACGTGCTCAATGAAAGATCAATAA